A region of the Clavelina lepadiformis chromosome 9, kaClaLepa1.1, whole genome shotgun sequence genome:
TTGTGGGGATGGTGATGTGGATTGctttaggttggcctaaagccaagaCTATTAGTCTTACTGTTAGACTCCtagacaattgtctttgactccgttgcgttgcTGTCTCtataatttttcttcaaatcaacaccagcttcataaagtcttattgttatattgtccgaatatgtcgtatcaaattagaaacattttcatcatcttttcacatttaaacaaagctataactccaattcagtaatgacTTCAATTCCGAATAGTTCagcaataacttcaattcagcagaacacaatgtcggaatcgatgtctagtgttacgtcataaacgaaatgctgggctacataaagaaaaaactacacagaaactttcataaacggtactcttggtagcctttacattttttggaattttacgattcgactagaagagccacaaaaaacatgccggagagccgcagtttgcccacgtctggATTATGCAATGCTATGCGATTAACCAATGTATgtgattaaccgatttcgactgtattGATTTATTAGCGCAAGTGCTTAACagtatttaaaaacagtttcctcaaagtttaataaaatctttgttttcgTCAAAATTAATGGTATATAATTAGATTTTTCATATCAAGTGATTTCATTTGTTTCAAAGCacaaatataatcagtttttaaattataaaggGTAAAGACATTGTATGTGATACTTCGTAGAATTTGGTGATTCCTGAAAAAAATTGGTACTTTGCcagttttacttaaaaatgactttttaaGTTTTGATACCTgtacatttttaacaaattagTTTTGTCATACAAATGAAACATGAAGGGAAAACTTTCAGGTTGTATAGTAATTCTAAATCTGTATGTCtcgtaaaaattgttttcttgaAATAGATTTTATAATTATCTTATCAATTATTTGTCATGTAATTATAGAAgtgcagaaaaaaatttttgagttgagtTGTAAAACCAGCCTGCTTGTAGTTTTGTGGTAAGGTcaattaatatatttttatgtacaCGGCCATTTGGTATTCTAATCTGCTTTCAAAACAAACTATTCGGTTTTTCTTGCATTTCCAAAGTGCAGTATATACACTACACTATTtggattgaaaaaaaaattctaaaagaaactttttttaGAACATTCTAGCTAATattaggcttaccatacgtcccgttttagccgggacagtccccctTTTTAACGTCTTGTCCCGATCGGTCAGCCAAACGTCCCGGTTTGGCATTCAGTCAGCCAGCATAGGCATACCGCATAGAAGCCATACACGAACATTAGCATgttcttattattgtttttgctgtgtagcgtaccggtactttttgaagaagaattcgtgatcttgtttgttatttatttcattttattcgataaaaatgttattgtgacatcattgtTAGCAGATAATTGGTACAGATTGTTACTTTGGGCTAGTGGTTCATTGTTAGCTAGTTCAGCTGGTTCAAATGTCgctttgaacgcacgatttttccggtgaaatagaaGCAGCCATCTTTGTTACGTTAACGTCAATTCCTTCCTATTTTTCGAATTGAAACCGATATTTAGAGAACAAGCACTTGAACTTTCGATGACAATATGGTCAATGAAGACAGCTAGGGTGGGTTtaaatgtaggcctacgtaataattccgaaaaatttcaagttaaaaaatcACAGCTAAGGaattttggttgtttgaaagcgtcccgctttgaagccacaaaattatggtaagCCTATGTTTAGAcaaatcagaaggcagcatggttggtgttgttttctagcctaggaattaccctagcagttggtgTGCTCCAATATCACAGATCGCGtacagaattaggctaaacattagcatgaaagtagcttaAATTAGCTTTTTTAGGCCAAAAATTCTAATTTCAATTTTGCGCCgctgttaaaaaagtttgaatcatggttttttgatggcattttatggaatggtagttcaaagcatactactGTAAATTGacgtgcaaaatttcagagatcCCCATGCTGGATTTTTggagtaatcagtcttttagtaaatctACTgtatcataaaacaaacaaaacttttatggCATTACTGGTGTTTGAAGCCTCCTTAACTCATTCAAAAACCTTTCGTCATAATAGTTCATATCTTATCATACCATGACGAAAAGCATAAGGAATGCATGTAGTTGTTTGGTTTACATTTTTACATTACGAAAGGAAAATTGACCCCGACGAGATTTGAACacgcaaccttctgatctggAATCAGACAATGAAAGAACGGGGACGGCAAAGCCCCGATATGGAGATATccacttttttaaatattgatgCGGATCCCTCAACCTCCTTTTCTTTAGATCATGGAGGAGCTTGATATGATTCAGCACCCGGAAGAATCGGGCATTGTTGCCATCATCCAGAAGCAAACGGGATCGACGAGAATTCCTCTTAAAAAGTCCGACAAGAAAGTAAGAAAGAAATCACACCAAAGACATATCCCCTCCATATTTCTATGTAGTTTGTCAAGCTTGCGAACGATGACTCGGTCATGGTCGAAGTTGAGTTTCATCAGAACTTGATCCAGATTTTAAACTATCTTGTCTCGATTATCAGGAGAACATCGGCATGCTGACCGGGGTCAGCCTTGATGCAAAACTCTCCTCGATCTTTAAGAAAATAGGAGACAGACAACTGACTAAAGAGGTCGGTTCGGGCAGAATCTCCATGATTCTCCGACTAACTGCTTGTATCAACTGGACGTAGTTTAAACAATGCTATTTCTCATTTAATGTGGCCGGGAGTGTTTTAGTTGCTTTAACGCGCTTTAAgctaattaaaaataattctcTAACTGGCAAATAGCttgttaattaataaatttcaTCATCAAGGGCTTGTTGGAGTCAAACGAGTTCAAGTGCGAGAATCCTCATTATGACGTTGAGCCACGTATCAATAGCCTGGAAGTTTTTCCGAGATTACGTCAAGAGGGGGTTGAAGAAAACAGAGGAGGAGAAACGGTCGAAAGGTGACGCCATTGTTCCATTAGAATATAATTGTTTGAGAggcgtcaaaaaaattaaacggCACATATTCCTTCCCGCATGTTTTAGCGTTTAGAAACGGCATATGCCTTGTCGTTGGTTTTGGGGCCATAATTCGCGCTACATGGTGCACCCGATTCTAATCGAACTCTGACGGAACATTTACTTTGATATTTCCAGGCTTGATCAGCGCTCCGAAAACCCCATTTCCCTCAGCATGGGCAAGCAATACTGACGTCTCTGACAAAGAATACTGGGAACGATTGAATGTAACTTGTTGCTACTAGATAACAGCTATCTATTCACCGTAGTTTAGTCGAGTGTAAAcatatttgcattttcaatttttttccaacCGATTACGTATAACCTTGCTGTATTCGCTGTAGCGACTTCCTGCCACGTGTGGCCTGGAGCCCTAAATGAAGGAAGACGTCCGGTCTAAACTGGGCCTGGAGCCAACAACGAACGGAAACGCCGAAAACAAACACTCGCACCCAACATTAACACCCTGAACCAGCCCGACACACTCGTCCATCGTTCTATGGTATGTTTTGATCAGGCCTGTACGACTGTTCTGTAATGTGTGTTGCCAGTGTTTTTTGAACTGTCTGTAAAAACTGTCTCTTAAATTTCTTCATCagtcaattaaaatttatgcttCTGTAACTGGAGGAGAAAATTAgtcttttttaattaattagaATTAATTAGTCTTTAAAATTCGCGGACTCTTAAAATTTCGTAGTGTACGACCGATTCCTTGTTTTATCatgaaagtgtttttttgGATCTCACACAGAATTCCCGGTCTTCTGGCTCCGCAGTACCATCTAGCGGCAGACCCACACGGACTGGCAGCACTTCAACGAGTTTGTCAGACTTGAAGCGACGCCTGgagcaaattaaacaaagttcATCGCGGCCCTAGATCGCAACTCGCATTTGCCAAATGGAAGCATATTTCTAATTTATAGGAAATAGTCCATGTCGGTGTTAAATCGTACAATCGAACGTGACATGTTGTTACATATATCCACTGCCCTTGAATAATCCAGCAAAGTTCTGGCAATAAACTAGTTGctactttttcttttccttgcTAGTGTCTCATTGTTGTGCTTAACTTTTTAATTAGGTTGCTATAGATCTCTCTTTGCTCCAACTGTGACCGTTTTCTGTCTCAAATGTCGTGTCTTAA
Encoded here:
- the LOC143471337 gene encoding uncharacterized protein LOC143471337 isoform X1; the encoded protein is MRMLLEAAYTAMLLLRLQISENSIMEELDMIQHPEESGIVAIIQKQTGSTRIPLKKSDKKENIGMLTGVSLDAKLSSIFKKIGDRQLTKEGLLESNEFKCENPHYDVEPRINSLEVFPRLRQEGVEENRGGETVERLDQRSENPISLSMGKQY
- the LOC143471337 gene encoding cytoskeleton-associated protein 5-like isoform X2, giving the protein MIMEELDMIQHPEESGIVAIIQKQTGSTRIPLKKSDKKENIGMLTGVSLDAKLSSIFKKIGDRQLTKEGLLESNEFKCENPHYDVEPRINSLEVFPRLRQEGVEENRGGETVERLDQRSENPISLSMGKQY